One stretch of Candidatus Eisenbacteria bacterium DNA includes these proteins:
- the infA gene encoding translation initiation factor IF-1, translating to MRDGSSSRAIPAYTEGDCLRKKRVFYPKKSSRPARQDPEPGPPTKENAIVMEGMVLETLPNTQFRVEVTGGHIVLAHISGKMRKHFIRILVGDKVLVELSPYDVSRGRITYRFK from the coding sequence ATGCGGGATGGATCGTCCTCCCGCGCGATTCCCGCGTATACCGAAGGAGATTGTTTGAGGAAGAAGAGGGTTTTCTATCCGAAGAAGTCGAGCCGGCCCGCGAGGCAGGACCCGGAGCCGGGACCGCCGACCAAAGAAAACGCCATCGTCATGGAGGGAATGGTCCTAGAAACCCTCCCGAACACCCAGTTCCGCGTCGAGGTCACGGGCGGGCACATTGTCCTGGCCCACATCTCGGGGAAGATGCGCAAGCACTTCATCAGGATCCTCGTCGGGGACAAGGTTCTGGTCGAGCTCTCCCCCTACGACGTGAGCCGGGGACGGATCACCTACCGCTTCAAGTAG
- a CDS encoding AmpG family muropeptide MFS transporter, with amino-acid sequence MNAPRKGTGGALGWVAILYLAQGLPFGVFTECVPVYLRVHGAGLQEIGLLTLLGLPWTLKVLWAPLVDRFGKPQAWISTALAAMAIALLLLGGVDAGRPTQYLIPLLALFTLASATQDIAIDAYTIGLLKPRQVGTANGIRVTSYRIALILGGGGIVALAETRPWSSLFALTAALLALIAGAVLLSTPIARDERERRRIFPPLLAWVRRPATGWVFLFILVYKLGDAAMAPMVKPFWVDRGMSLLEIGMISTTLGVGATIAGALLGGWFTSRRGILAGLIILGLAQAASNLVYAGVAATSSAAAAIYAASLVESFTAGLGTAAFLAFLMSICQKEHAATQYALLTALFGLGRSIAGAASGWGVERLGYAPYFAFTFLLALPAFALLPAVARYLRASSDGRAIVES; translated from the coding sequence ATGAACGCGCCGCGGAAGGGCACCGGGGGCGCTTTGGGCTGGGTCGCGATCCTCTATCTCGCGCAGGGCCTGCCCTTCGGGGTATTCACCGAGTGCGTCCCCGTCTACCTGAGGGTTCACGGGGCGGGCCTGCAGGAGATCGGGCTCCTCACTCTTCTCGGCCTTCCGTGGACCCTCAAGGTTCTCTGGGCTCCTCTGGTCGATCGATTCGGAAAGCCTCAGGCCTGGATCTCGACCGCTCTCGCGGCCATGGCGATCGCGCTCCTTCTTCTCGGTGGAGTGGACGCCGGCCGCCCGACGCAATACCTGATCCCGCTCCTCGCGCTCTTCACGCTCGCCTCAGCGACTCAGGACATCGCCATCGACGCCTACACCATCGGACTCCTCAAGCCGCGACAGGTGGGGACGGCAAACGGCATCCGGGTCACTTCCTATAGGATCGCCCTGATTCTGGGAGGAGGGGGCATCGTCGCGCTCGCGGAGACGCGGCCGTGGTCGAGCCTCTTCGCGCTGACGGCCGCTCTGCTCGCGCTCATCGCGGGCGCGGTCCTGCTCTCGACCCCGATCGCGCGCGATGAGCGGGAGAGGCGACGCATCTTCCCTCCGCTGCTCGCCTGGGTTCGGAGGCCCGCCACGGGGTGGGTCTTCCTCTTCATCCTTGTCTACAAGCTCGGCGACGCCGCGATGGCGCCGATGGTGAAGCCGTTCTGGGTCGATCGCGGAATGAGCCTCCTCGAGATCGGGATGATCTCGACGACGCTCGGTGTCGGAGCGACGATCGCGGGGGCGCTCCTCGGCGGCTGGTTCACATCGAGGCGAGGGATCCTGGCGGGGCTCATCATACTCGGTCTCGCTCAGGCGGCGTCGAATCTCGTCTACGCGGGCGTGGCGGCGACCTCCTCGGCCGCAGCGGCGATCTACGCGGCCTCTCTCGTCGAGTCGTTCACGGCGGGCCTGGGCACGGCGGCCTTCCTGGCGTTCCTCATGTCGATCTGTCAGAAGGAGCATGCGGCCACCCAGTACGCGCTCCTGACGGCCCTCTTCGGCCTCGGGCGATCGATAGCGGGAGCGGCGAGCGGCTGGGGCGTCGAGCGGCTCGGATACGCCCCCTACTTCGCCTTCACGTTCCTGCTCGCGCTGCCGGCCTTCGCGTTGCTCCCCGCGGTCGCCCGGTACCTGCGGGCGTCGTCCGACGGCCGTGCTATCGTGGAGAGCTGA
- a CDS encoding carboxymuconolactone decarboxylase family protein: MSGATDPKGRLPEAPKAFRKFQDAHPEVSAAYEALGEAVRRAGPLTGREVALVKLAISIGARLEGAAHAHSRKALAAGIEPEALRQVAILAAPTIGFPPMMAGLGWVEETIEKRAT; the protein is encoded by the coding sequence ATGTCCGGCGCGACAGATCCGAAGGGGAGGCTCCCGGAGGCCCCCAAGGCGTTTCGCAAGTTCCAGGACGCGCACCCCGAGGTCTCGGCGGCCTACGAGGCTCTCGGGGAGGCCGTGAGGAGGGCCGGTCCGCTCACGGGGCGTGAGGTCGCCCTCGTGAAGCTGGCGATCTCGATCGGCGCCCGACTGGAGGGCGCGGCTCACGCGCACTCCCGCAAGGCGCTGGCGGCAGGAATAGAGCCGGAGGCCCTGAGGCAAGTCGCGATTCTCGCGGCGCCGACCATCGGCTTCCCTCCGATGATGGCGGGGCTGGGCTGGGTGGAGGAAACGATCGAGAAGCGGGCTACTTGA
- a CDS encoding DUF3857 domain-containing protein has translation MSITRRFLFCFICASTLPGVGVSAETPLGPPTQDLLAIEATARTHHSDDCVILFRGVEVVLDPDGRVSRRIRQVERLLTDAAIAHRGDRRVAFDTTRQELAVSVCRAFMQDGTEVPALPRAFNRTTPDRVSRCPDRAGLQEIVISFLGVERGCLVELDYAIKDRASWLPWLEGAEGIGDEAPVMACEVGITVPSGATFHWAAAGGGVDAGTAPRIEGNRRSWRFTEIPAYPYEGGLSDLERRPHLLYSTCQGWGSLAGWIRGRVMDAAIPDEAIESWTRGPMPSGRPPLGDKDRLATASWLLRERMNAADDPTLDWQLPARPASRTFATSCGNMLDRAALAVAALQALGLKTDLVLRPAVPRVIREVPALLQFDEIWLERGAHRLAVREGISGPAIDPGAAEEVLACAGEAATFRNLGDRRSRGRLSLRLRQDEDGGVAGEAVLDMKGAICRFASHEDLKGFLDGFASGLAEGAEVAGYRVDALGPDTLSLLFSFTGGSLGDSIGPRARMLPIPSLPGMPEAILPEGVSLSRTERDTPLRLPFLIEEEIDLRVDLPPATRPTILPAAGRFEGGGCLVETEVDAEPKSVRIRRKLVVAEPVISPERWPDFRAVLLRRFERDANGLWLAGSGAHR, from the coding sequence ATGTCGATCACGAGGCGCTTCCTGTTCTGCTTCATCTGCGCGTCGACCCTGCCGGGAGTCGGGGTCTCTGCCGAGACGCCCCTCGGTCCGCCGACGCAGGATCTTCTCGCGATCGAGGCGACGGCGAGGACGCATCACAGCGACGACTGCGTCATTCTCTTCCGCGGGGTCGAGGTCGTCCTGGATCCGGATGGGCGGGTGAGCCGGCGGATCCGCCAGGTCGAGCGCCTGCTGACCGACGCGGCGATCGCCCACAGGGGCGACAGGCGGGTGGCGTTCGACACGACCAGGCAAGAGCTCGCCGTCAGCGTATGCAGGGCGTTCATGCAAGACGGCACCGAGGTGCCCGCCCTTCCCCGGGCATTCAACCGCACGACGCCCGATCGCGTGTCGCGCTGTCCCGATCGGGCCGGTCTGCAGGAGATCGTGATCAGTTTCCTTGGCGTCGAGCGGGGCTGCCTGGTCGAACTCGACTACGCGATCAAGGATCGCGCATCCTGGCTGCCCTGGCTCGAGGGGGCCGAGGGGATTGGCGACGAGGCTCCGGTCATGGCCTGCGAGGTGGGGATCACCGTTCCCTCCGGGGCGACCTTCCACTGGGCGGCCGCGGGCGGCGGAGTCGATGCGGGGACCGCTCCGCGGATCGAGGGGAATCGGCGGAGCTGGCGCTTCACGGAGATTCCCGCATACCCCTACGAGGGCGGCCTTTCCGACCTGGAGAGGCGGCCTCACTTGCTCTACTCCACCTGCCAGGGATGGGGTTCCCTTGCGGGATGGATCCGCGGCCGCGTCATGGATGCGGCGATTCCGGATGAGGCGATCGAGAGCTGGACGCGCGGGCCGATGCCGAGCGGAAGGCCGCCCCTCGGAGACAAGGACCGCCTCGCCACGGCGTCGTGGCTCCTGCGAGAGCGGATGAACGCGGCGGACGATCCGACTCTTGACTGGCAGCTTCCCGCGCGGCCGGCCTCCCGCACGTTCGCGACCTCCTGCGGCAACATGCTCGATCGAGCCGCGCTGGCCGTTGCCGCGTTGCAGGCCCTCGGCCTCAAGACCGACCTCGTGTTGCGACCGGCAGTTCCGCGCGTCATCCGGGAGGTTCCCGCACTCCTGCAGTTCGACGAGATCTGGCTAGAGCGCGGAGCGCATCGTCTCGCGGTGCGTGAGGGAATCTCGGGCCCGGCGATCGATCCCGGCGCCGCGGAAGAGGTCCTGGCATGCGCGGGCGAAGCGGCGACGTTCCGGAATCTGGGTGATAGACGAAGCCGAGGACGCCTCTCGTTGAGGCTGCGACAGGATGAGGACGGGGGAGTCGCCGGAGAGGCCGTGCTCGACATGAAGGGCGCGATCTGCCGGTTCGCTTCCCACGAGGATCTGAAAGGATTCCTCGACGGGTTCGCGTCGGGACTCGCCGAGGGAGCGGAGGTCGCCGGCTACCGCGTCGATGCTCTCGGCCCCGACACCCTGTCCCTCCTCTTCTCCTTCACGGGAGGGAGCCTCGGCGATTCGATCGGGCCCCGAGCGCGCATGCTTCCCATCCCGTCGCTGCCGGGGATGCCCGAAGCGATTCTGCCCGAGGGCGTATCGCTCTCGCGGACCGAGCGCGACACGCCCCTTCGGCTCCCCTTCCTCATCGAGGAGGAGATCGACCTGAGAGTTGACCTTCCGCCGGCGACGCGGCCGACGATCCTTCCCGCGGCGGGGCGATTCGAGGGTGGGGGATGCCTGGTCGAGACGGAAGTGGATGCGGAGCCCAAAAGCGTCCGCATCCGGCGCAAGCTGGTCGTCGCCGAGCCCGTCATCTCTCCGGAGAGGTGGCCGGACTTCCGGGCCGTGCTGCTCCGGAGGTTCGAGCGAGACGCGAACGGTCTTTGGCTCGCGGGTTCCGGCGCGCACCGGTGA